The Myotis daubentonii chromosome 9, mMyoDau2.1, whole genome shotgun sequence genome has a segment encoding these proteins:
- the PSMC3 gene encoding 26S proteasome regulatory subunit 6A, translating into MATVWDEAEQDGIGEEVLKMSTEEIIQRTRLLDSEIKIMKSEVLRVTHELQAMKDKIKENSEKIKVNKTLPYLVSNVIELLDVDPNDQEEDGANIDLDSQRKGKCAVIKTSTRQTYFLPVIGLVDAEKLKPGDLVGVNKDSYLILETLPTEYDSRVKAMEVDERPTEQYSDIGGLDKQIQELVEAIVLPMNHKEKFENLGIQPPKGVLMYGPPGTGKTLLARACAAQTKATFLKLAGPQLVQMFIGDGAKLVRDAFALAKEKAPSIIFIDELDAIGTKRFDSEKAGDREVQRTMLELLNQLDGFQPNTQVKVIAATNRVDILDPALLRSGRLDRKIEFPMPNEEARARIMQIHSRKMNVSPDVNYEELARCTDDFNGAQCKAVCVEAGMIALRRGATELTHEDYMEGILEVQAKKKANLQYYA; encoded by the exons ATGGCGACTGTGTGGGACGAGGCTGAG cAAGATGGAATCGGGGAAGAGGTGCTCAAGATGTCCACAGAAGAGATTATCCAGCGCACACGGCTGCTGGACAGTGAAATCAAG ATTATGAAGAGCGAAGTGTTACGCGTGACCCACGAGCTCCAGGCCATGAAGGACAAGATCAAAGAGAACAGTGAGAAGATCAAAGTGAACAAGACCCTGCCCTACCTTGTCTCCAACGTCAtcgag CTTTTGGACGTTGATCCCAATGACCAAGAGGAGGATGGTGCCAACATTGACCTGGACTCCCAGAGGAAGGGCAAGTGTGCCGTGATCAAAACCTCCACTCGACAG ACATACTTCCTGCCTGTGATTGGGTTGGTGGATGCTGAAAAACTGAAGCCGGGAGACCTGGTG GGTGTGAACAAAGACTCCTATTTGATCCTGGAGACTCTACCCACAGAGTACGACTCACGGGTGAAGGCCATGGAGGTGGACGAGAGGCCCACAGAACAATACAGTGACATCGGGGGCTTGGACAAGCAGATtcaggag CTGGTGGAGGCCATTGTCCTGCCAATGAACCACAAGGAGAAGTTTGAGAACTTGGGGATCCAACCTCCAAAGGGGGTGCTGATGTACGGGCCCCCAGGGACGGGGAAGACGCTGCTGGCCCGGGCCTGTGCTGCACAGACCAAG gccaccTTCCTGAAGCTGGCTGGCCCTCAGCTGGTGCAGATGTTCATCGGGGATGGTGCCAAGCTGGTCCGGGATGCCTTTGCCCTCGCCAAGGAGAAAGCTCCATCCATCATCTTTATTGATGAGCTGGATGCCATCGGCACCAAGCG CTTTGACAGCGAGAAGGCCGGGGACCGGGAGGTGCAGAGGACGATGCTGGAGCTTCTCAACCAGCTGGACGGGTTTCAGCCCAACACCCAGGTCAAG GTAATTGCAGCCACCAACAGGGTGGACATCCTGGACCCTGCCCTGCTCCGCTCCGGCCGCCTGGACCGAAAGATTGAGTTCCCGATGCCCAACGAGGAGGCCCGGGCCAGAATCATGCAGATCCACTCCCGGAAGATGAACGTCAG CCCTGATGTGAACTACGAGGAGCTGGCCCGCTGCACAGATGACTTCAACGGGGCCCAGtgcaaggctgtgtgtgtggaggCG GGCATGATCGCACTCCGCAGGGGTGCCACGGAGCTCACCCACGAGGACTACATGGAGGGCATcctggaggtgcaggccaagaAGAAAGCCAACTTGCAGTACTATGCCTAG